The stretch of DNA TGGTTTTGAATGTTTTCCTCATGGCCATTTGAATTTTCTACCTTTCCTCACCCTCTGATCTGCTGTGGGTTGTTTACCACATAGAGAAGTAATTATCCATAAACCCCGTCACTGCTCCTGCCACTTGTAGCAGGAAGAATGAGAGATTCCTTGAGTTGAAATCTCCCAAACCAAAGAAATCTGACAGAAGTCAGCAGTCCAGCAGCCCAGTGGGGGCAGAAAGAGCCTGTGTGCTGGCTCACAAAAGTAAGAATCTGTGTGAAAACAAAGTACCAGAACTTCTAACAATCAAGCAattgacatgaaaaaaaaaagagcaccaCGGAGTATATAAACAAATCtttatttaaagcttttaaaTGGAACACAGTACTCAATTTtcatcagaaaaggaaaaactgaaaactgaaagaTAAACGCAACACACGTGAAACTTCTCATAAATGGGTCTATACTGTGTGCAATTGGATACTTGCATTTTAATGGTTACTGACTGTGGTCATACATGCACTGGGTAGCTGGAAAGTAATGCACCAGGTCAAGCTCTTGAAAGCATGTTGCATAGTTATTTAAATTCACTATGAACTACTCTATTCAACAGTCATCCCAGCTATGTGTAGTCAGACAACAAAGACTGGTTTTAGAAAAGCTATTGGTATTTTAGGTGTAAAGCAATCATCATCCTGACAGCCACTACTGTGGCTCAAGACCAAGAACTGTCCTTTAAAAGCAGGCTGTTAAGCTAAAACATCTACTCAGAAGGGGAGCCACCACCTTTTTAAGTATCACTGACAAATTTCACATGTATAATGTAGCTATAGATACACTAAAGAAGCATTCACTTGAAGCTTTCAGTGCATctgtgctaaaaaaaaaaaaaaaaaaacaaacctaaaaaCCCCCCACACTTCAGTTAAAAGCAACAATTTTTCACGTTCAGTAAGTGCAATCCACAATTAAAACCTTAAGCTGGGTTTCGTGCTTTGCTTGTGCAACCTTTAAAGAACAAGATGTGCCTTGGACTCCGGTatggaggagctggaaaggcagggcagggcaggtcaTCCCCTGAAAAGGAGAGGGCTGATGctccagcaggctctgctgtgctgcaggaccaaggctgccccacagcccctccatGACAACGCTGCCTGTCCACAAGTCCCATCAGCTGCCCAATATGCTCCTCCCCACAGGGAAACCCCACAACAGCAAAAGCCCCTTTTCAGGCCGAATGTTGCACAACAAAATGCTGTACCTTCCTGGGATAAGGGATAACTCCTGCCCCCACCATGTGTGTAAAATTATAAACTCTACCTGAAGTTACACCCTAACACAACAGCAGCCTTAGATTaagatggagaagaaaaaaattttcaccCCTGTTTCCATCCTATTTATTCAGTTTATTCAGTTTCATCAGGGTCTTAATTTTCTAATCTCTCTTTTGTAAGATACAATTTTCTGAAACAATTATTCTTGTTGACACTCTCTGTAAGTACAAGgaattttctcttcctcataTTAGtcataagagagaaaaaaatctgaaaaaaatcttcatacCCACAGACCCCTTCAGAGACAGCGACATTTGAACAAATGTACAGCAAACAGAACTCTGATAAAATCGTACCACGCTCTTAGAAGGAATGTAAGCTTTTCACCAGTCAGCATTTTGAAGCACTTTTACCCTTTCTAAATCATCTGCTAAGGGGAGAGGCATAGGACAGCACAGTCCACCACCCTGCTGGTGTGAGGTGGATTTCAATACTAATATAATGCCAATACTAACAAATAGGTAAATAGTTAAAGACGTGTATTTAAACAACAAGTAGGTTTATTGTACTTTctaaaaaagaataaatgcaAGCTCTTGCACCATTAACTATTGTCTACCTGATGTGCAAGAAGGAAGAGACTaagaaaattactgaaaatcaCATACAGACAGATCCTGTAGGCATCTGGCCTTCCCTGCAACCTTCACGGTCATGTGTCCAAAGGAAAAAGCCATTTCCACCTTTGCAAATTAACCTTAAAGCCTCTCATCACCATCTCCTAGATCACCCTGCATCTCCTAGACTATCACCCCAATGTTACCAGCACCCAGAAGCAGTCAGTCAGCTCCTTGCCTGTATTGAGGGACGCAAAAGCAAtccaaaggaaagcaaaacactACCAAAATATATTCACTATGCTGCTGTTGGACCAGCACCATCTCTATTCAATAAATCTTTTTCAGTTCAATGCAGAAGTTGTtttaagggaaggaaaaaataaaacatagcCATAAATCTTCCTGTGCCCTTTTCAATCTGAATATAATACGAGTATTTATCTGAATTTTAATGCTACATTTCTTAAAATAGTCTCCTTGTGCCTGTGATTTACTAAATAAGCATATTTATATAACTACACATGTAGCAGTAGACTAATTCAATAAATTAGAGCTCAAAACATCAACTGTGAGCACAAACATATTTACAAACAGCAATAAATTAAAGATTAAAACATGTGCGATATTAAATAAGGATGTCTAAAGTTTTGTACCAAAACTTTACTGATTTTTATGCCACTACCCAAGGCTAGGAAGGTGTTTAAAGGCCAGAACAACAGGGTGCTCACTGCTCATGCCCACACACAGGGCACGGCCAGCCTGGTAGACAGGGTGgaggcagagccacagccaggagtCACCACAGGAgccactgtgacacagcccccGGGCACCAGGCCTGCACTTCACTGGCCTGCCAGTGTCCCCAACAGGAACAGGCATCAATACCCATCACTTCCACTTGGAAGGCATGCACCCACACCAAACAAATTAAAGTTGCACCAGAAGTCATTAAGAATAACATTAAGCCATAAAATGTAACTCAAACCAAAATACTCGACACAGTGATTTGCAgatgcagaaatgaaaatgcCCCATTTCCTCCCCATTGTAGCGAGTGGAAGGTATTTCCAGGGCTATTCTCTACCCTTCTGTTAAGGCATGTGACTGGAAAGGAATGCTGAGAGGGGATGGTACAATTTGTCCTGACAGGAACTAGGTAAGgacagctgctcccccagcactgcagttacacagccagggcagccactGCAGAGAAGGCATCATGCTGAGAGAAGGGAAGACATGGGAGATAATGCAGTGGACAAAGCTTTGTAAGAAGAAGATGAAACTTTTTAAGTACAGTCCCCATGTTGTTGATACTTCTGTGTATACACATCTACAATTCTCTCTCACTTGCAAGTGCAACGAAGAGCCTCTGCCAGCCTCACAGCACCTAAGTTTATCAAATCAATTTAGAAAAAACATTAATAGGAAGTGCAAAGTAAGGCAAGTAGCCCTCTATTAGTATctctatttgaaaaaaattagctATCTGCCCAAAGGCCTTCTCTATCTGAGGCTGAAGGATTATCAAATTCTATAAACCCATGAAAGGTTTCTGCTGATCAAAAAACTTCCAATAACTTCCAGCTACCTGATGTCTCCTTACAAACTGCAGGAGGCAAGAAACTTGCAAGTAAGAATTAATACAACTGGGGTTTATATTTAGTTTACTTAAAATGAACTACATTAGAACTTTGGTGCACCAGTATCTTTTACTGGCAAAGAAATAGCTCAAATGTATGAACAAAACGTGAATGATCCCAATAATTCAGCCTTTATCTATAAAGTTACTACTTTTCAACCAAGTCACAACTAAAGATTACTAAGTCTCTCCTGTATGTCTTTATGTCCTTTTCCTGGGTACTTCCAGGCATTTGCAGCCCTGCAGTTAAGGAGAGCAGTAGGAGTCTCTGTGCCAGCTCACAGGCATTAGCAATTTTATTCTGCTGCTGTTAGGGAAGCAGTTGAGCTTTGGCCGGTAAGATGGTAACACAGCACAATTCCTGCACCCGGACTACATCTCCACTCTTGGCACTCCCCTGACTGTTTATCTGCCATTCCCTATTGGTCAGACAATCAGCAACcacatgcaaaaataaaaggtactaaaaatattaaagtCTGCTTGTAACATAGTTTTCCAAAGAAGTATCACTCATGGGGTACAGAAACTCCATGTCAAAGGCAGCTGAGTGATCTTTACCACACCCTGGTTCCACACTCACACTACCTTGCCTGAAGGCCCCCAGAACTGAGGCAGGCAGCAGACTCCCTGGACACAGAACTGGTAAGTTTCACCAAGTTTTTGACAAAGTACAGTGAGGAGACAAGAGCTAAAAGCAGTAAAGGACAGGTCTAACAAGACCAACTTTGAGTTGGCCAAACGCCTTGCAAAAGATTTTCAGAATTCTCATGATACAGATAAGAACAGTGAGTTGGAAAGACTACTGCACTTAAAGAATGTGAACTGGACCTGCACAGCTTAATTGTTTCTGCAGatgaaggtgattttttttttctatttttattacaGTGAATGTAGCAATGCAGCTGAATGTATTCTGCTAATTCAGAAACAAGTGCAGAAAAAGAACTGTCCCCTAAAACTACCTGACATGACAGTTTATAACATATCCTTCATTTATATTGTCTGAGACTTGTTTCATGCTGCTAAATtaataataatcatcatcataATCAGTACAGACCTCCAAACTCACAAATGTGAGTTTCCCAGGATATTTGAGAGAGAACTATATGACTGAGCTTGGATCAATGACCTCTCAAGTGACACACAGCCTTTACGTTTACAATGCacactataaaaataaaagacacaCAATATCCTTCTCTGTTTCCAAAGTATTATTTTCTACCACATCTTTCCCTGCTTCCCGGTAAGATATCTCACAGAATTTGGTTAGTTGAAAGAATTTAGGAAAAGATtctatttattcattttattgaCTTATTCAGAGGGGTCTGATTGAGCCTTATGTCTTCACCAAGCAACAAAATCTGAAACCTGGAGAGTCATATATTTTCTTAAATCAGGAAATTGCAGAAATAAACACTTCAACATGTCTCTCCTCCAACAATTAttgaatttgggattttaagGCATGTATTTAATTCAATAAAACAAATGTCACTAGCTTGCATGGAACATTAAAACACTTGGAGAGGCAGGTGGTTTAGAGGACCTGGTTACTTCTACTGACAGGGATTTAAAATCTCCAAGTTGATTTATGAGTATTAGGCAAACCTCTTAATAACTCCAGTGCAGTTATGTCAGCAAttacttttcacagaaaacgccaagaaatattaattttccaaTAAgcatacaaaaataatttcttactcTCTTAACCAGTTTTTGAAgtttcttttgctgctttccagtcAACATGTGTCTAACTAAAATAAGTTAGTACAATCATTTGTATGGGCTGCCTGCACACTGGGCAGGGTTTGTTCCTCTTCTTGAGCTTTTTTGCACAGGTAAAACATGACATGAGGTGTCCTGTTTTGCCATGTACTATGCAGCCATTTTTAGGTCTGCTCTGACATATGACACAGGGCTCTATGCTGGAAACAGGCAGACTGGATTCCATGCTTTCCTCTTTGTCTTGCATTTCTCTCTTCTCAGGTTCCTTTAAGTCCTCCTGACTACTACAGAACATGCTACTTGATGTTGATGGCTGGGAATAACCTTCACTTTCCTGGGACTCAGAAAGCTGTACTGCTTTATCCTCATTCTCATCCACAGCTGGTTCTTTATCTTCagtcatttttgttttcttccagtcAGGAACATCAAAACCTTCTCCAGACTCTGCAGGAAAGGAGGCTTCTAATTTGCTCTTTTccaatttctctctcttttcatcTGGAAGCCAATCCTCACGAAGGGCCCAGCATCTGTGGCAATGTCGTGGAAGCGGAGGATTCATTTCACTACATTCAGGACACTTCCAATAATCCTTGAGTGAATCAAAGGTTGGAACAGCTTAGGCTACTTGGAACACTTACAACTGAAGTATTCAGACATTATAAACAATTTATTACTGCCAAAACAATTATTATGTTGAGCTATCAACTTGTTTACAATTTTAACATTCCATTCAGTGGTTTCGGCCCCATTTTACAAGTCTAGATTAAAATGgttcttattttaaaaggacTCCTCTGACTTTCCTTCGTTTTGCAATAAGTTTATTAATAAAacaatttcttattttatacACAAAACTGCAGAAACAAGACCACAAAATTCTTCAGAGGCCCTCATAAAAAACTCGTTGAAAAGGTCataatttcccttctttttgaCTATGGACTTCTGCAAGGGGAGCTACTCCAGACTGAGGGATCCTTTCCCGGTTTGCCGAGCTATTGGTGCACACAGCGGCCGGGCGAGGGCGCTCCGACACAGCCGCACCACAGAAAACATCGGCCAAGGCAAAATTACACACGGGaagaaggggggaaaggaaaaaaaagggcaaaaccaAAGTGGGGCATCAACGTCTCAGAGGTTACTCCACGGACtacaatgaaaataaaccaCTATTTcgttaaaaatacattttggttTTAAGGACAGGGACCCTTTTTAGAAATAATGCAAGCTGTAGGGGAAatcggaaaaaaaaaaaaaaacccaacccaaaactTACTTACACGAGTCCTGAATAACATCAGTAACATCAAAAGCTTCTAAGACCAATTTTAAATCCTGAAAATAATGTACAGGTCTCTATTTTCCACCCATAAACACTGCTAGGTTTTCAGAAGGTGGCCAGCTCTTTAACACACAGTTCCTCAGTCCTACAGACTATCCCAGGACTGGAACACTTCACAGTTCCACAAAACAGCTTTAATTCAAGCACCAAATGTGAAAAGCAAATATAATTAAGGAGACAGCACACACTAGAATTAAAATGCAGTGTTTTTTCACAAACATCTCCATACTTTGCCTCAAGACTGTCAATTTCTTCCCACTCCTCCAGAACGGTCTCACAGAATGCAGTAAAGGCCTCTTTTACTTTTACAGTACTGTTCTGAAAAAAGGCTTGCCTTCACACCTCTATGTTACAGATACCTTCATTCAAGCTGGACAATAAAACTGGGTGTTCTGACTTCTAGGAAGAGTTTTTTAAATGTACATGACTAAGATTTTAgtttatttccattttgtgCAGAAAGTCAGATTTAGGctccaaatattttccttccattaaGTCAATGAAATGGTAAATTAGTGTGGGATTGGTGTTTTTTAACGGATTAGGAAGTTTAttaaccattaaaaaaaaaaaccccaagattcCTTAATAATCATATGTTCCTTAATAATCATAGTAATTAAAATTTTGTATTGGAACCTTCACACACCAACAAAGTCAACTTAATTCTTAAAAAAGTCACTGGTAGCAATAGAATTCATCCATACTTCTTGATCTATTCTATGTCAAGTTTACCCAACTTGTGATGGTCCACCAGATAAATTTTTACTTACAGCTAGAGAAATCTCTGGATCTTCATCAAATGAATCAGCATCACTATCTTCGTCCTGATAAATAGTCAGCTGATAAACCtggtttaaatttaaaatatatatatataactggCTTTTggcatttaattaaaaatgcaaatatttttaacctGATAAGATTTTCAGATAGCTAGCTACTGGAGACTCTCCAGGGATGGGCTATTATTAATGGATTacaggaaaggcagaaagagctgggaatgttcagcctggagaaggctcagggcagggggtgCCTGATCAATGTGAGTAAATACCTGAAAGGATGGCATCAAGAACACAGAGCCAtgctcttttcagtggtgtccagtgccaggacaaggggcaacTAGCACAAGTTAAATGCAGGAGGTTCACTCTGAGTATCATGAGACTCCTTTTACTGTGAGGATGAAGGAGCACTGGCATGGGTTGCCCTGAGCACCTATGAagcctccatccctggagatattcaagacATCTGGACAAGGACCTGGGCAATCAGCTCTGcctgagccagggcagctgggtAAGACAACCTCCAGAGTCACCTTCGAACACCAGTTATTCTGTAATTCCCAAAACTACCATCTGCAGCAGGGGCACACCTCAAGCCTTTCCTCCTCCAAATTACCATCCTGTCAGGGTGCAGCTCTGCTCTACACTACAACTTGGTGTACATCTGTACAGTCAGCCCCATTCAGCCTCTCAGCTACCACAATCATGTATGTCCCTGGTGAATTCTGCCTCACGTACTCACCCAATCTTGCCATGAGCTGATTAACCTCTctaaaggaacagaaaactaacccagaaagaaaaccccacatATATTCTCACTTCATTCCCAACATTCTAGAAATCTCTTGAAAATTGCAGTAATCAATTTTTCTTGCCTACTAATAAAGATTCCTAAAACTTTGGTTCAGCATCTCTATGAAACATTTACATTCATAGAGGCAAAAAACTTGGACATATCCCTTCGGAAAGAATTTCTCAGAAAGGTTTCGTTTGGTATCAAGTGCTGTCAAAGCTCAACACGTACTTCAacaattaaaaatgcagaaaggcTGTAGTACCCATGCTGCCACAGACTTCTACAGCTGGGGGAGAGCAGTTCAGCACCCAGACGTTCCTATCCAGCCCTTTCCAGAGCCTCTAGAAAGCCTCAGCACCGTTTCAGTCACTGGCTGGTGGGTTGCATAAATGTGACCCAACTGCACCAACACGTAATTTGATTTAATGAACAACTGGCTGCAGATTGTGATACCAGCACATGCAGTTTGAAAATATACCAAATATACCTGAAGCGTTCTCCTTGGAAACTTACAGGAATTTTCCATGttgaaattccttttccttctcatccCCTCCCCCCAGGGTCAAAAACAGAAAGCAGATAGTacctcatcatcatcatcagtgAGCTCCTGCCCTTCTTCATTATGGCTATAATCTTCTGAATAAATGGACTCAACTTCAAACTCCACACTGAACTGGTCTGATACAGAACCGTGGTCAAACCAATCCGAGTTTTCGCTTAATGAACTAGCATCAAGAtcctgaggaaaacaaaaaaagcaagcaCATGTTCAACCTCACCAGCCCATATACATAACATTACTGATAAAACAACTCTCAGAACAAAACTGTACTACTCAGTATAATTAGCTATGGAAGAAAAAGGACCAGCTGCTGTGAGACACAGTACTTTTTATGAGATAAACAAATTATAGGTGGGTAAAAATAAAGCTAGGTCTGGAAGCCTTTTGCTGCCTCTGTAGTAAGAAACTGCACTCAGCCTACAGGCAGCTGAAAGGCTGCAGTCATTATTTCAGAGAGTCCCTTCTAAAAAGTGAAAGAACAGATGCAAGGAGATGGTATCTTCTGGCTGCATGTCATTAAATTCCCTATTCTCATAAACTTTGTTTAATCTGAGATCATGGCTTAACAATTACAAAACACAAAGACTGAAAATACAGTATTAGTTCTGTCAATTTAGAACACAGTATGTGACTAGGAATACTGTTAGTTCAGCTCTTCATGACTTAATCGAACCACAAATTTGCCCTGGTGTTTGCTAAAAACAATACAAAACTTCCAAGTAGTGGCATTGCAAATTATTACAATGAACCATCAGCACCCATTCCACTGGGTACAGTTACCAAAGCTGCACCAGAACTAACACCTAACTCTGAATTACGGAATGTCTGTGACTCTTTTTGTCTCTTAACATTTTAAGATATACTTATTTTAAACCACAAAATACATCTGACATTTTTTCCATACTGTGCCAAGTAGCGAGACTCTtggtttttaaagaatattcaacattaatatttttaaaaacttcaatTCAGCTTTGCCAGCAGACCTATGAAAAACCCCACTCCACCCACACACCTACTTTTCTTTCaacctcttttctttcctcagacACCACTGAAGGCACTGATGCTTTTAATTaagaacattttgttttcagatgcATGCCTGCACTTGTGGCATTTGCAAAATTTGTACcacaaaaatacttttctaTTTTGACTTACAGGAATGGAAAGAGAATCTGTTGAATCACTGCTATTGCTTCTTTCACGGCACAGACCACTGACTACACACCATGAGAGACTTTCATCAAATGTCACCGAAATGTTCTCTGACTTGTGTCGCTTTCTTCTGTCACTGTGCAGATCATCTGAAGAACTTTTTTCTGGGCATagtcaagaattttttttttattactcaAAAACATCTATGCAACGTGCAGTTTTGAATTTTCTAAACAGAAGCTTAGAAAACAATTTACTACAAAGAAATCTAATAAATTAAACATtacagtgttttttaaaatggagcAAAAAGGCACTACGACTTATTTAAAAAGACACAATAACTCCTATATTCACACAgtgcaaaacatttctgaaaccAGTATTTCAGGGGCTGGCTTTCCCCACTTGTCTCATAAGTACCCTTATGGCACTCTCCACATGGAAAACAACTACAAATTTGAAGGAATTTTTACTCCACACATGACATGTTAAACCCTTCCTAATTTTAAGAAATACAATTATAAAATCTTACTTGTCCTCACTCCCTCTACAGGAAACAGACAGAAAGGGACTTTCAGAGGGCTTCTGAGTCCACCCCAGAACTTGTGGGGAGACAGAGCAATTAGCTCCCAGTTCAAATGCATACAGAACACCTTGTGCTAAGCAAGGTAAGTTCAGGTTCAAGTTTCAGACACTTCAACATATTTATCAGTGAAGAGTTGCACTATATGTAATTGTATTTACCCAACAAGATTTTTGTAACAAACTCTTGCAACTTTCATCACACTCTAGCAAGAAAATCTTCAAGACATACTATGCAAAAGCTGAACTCTGAAAGCATTGCTTTAAGCTCTGCTTACTAAGCATGCTTGGTTTGAAGGCAAAAAGACAATGCTTTGTAAATACAATGTGTTTTGGAACAATCACCTACAGCAGTGTGAGGACTAAGGGGACAGCATTTTAGGGGTAGGTAAGTCAAAATTCAGCTCCATTGACCTCTAGAGCATTTGgtaaaaaacaattttatataaaaatgtgttGCAAATTCAGCATGTCAGTGCAGCAGAGTGAAACCCTCCCAAGATGTCAACAATTTTTGGTTCAACAGGCCTCGGTACGAGCCTGCTGAATCCTCTACGGGTGCCTTTTGCACCCACCCTCTGTTGCCCACCTTCTCCCTTGCCTTGCAAATCACACTGTGACAATCCACAAGTCTTCAAGTCTTGAATCTTTCattgttaaaaaacaaaaagaaaaaaaaggagaacaaaacaCTTGTACATACTTTGAGACTTCTCTCACTCTCCCTTGGTGCTTCTTGGCTCAgcccctttcttttcttttttccgCCCTGAGAGCCCCACCAAACTTGGTGCCCCCAGGCCCAAAGGTTGCTCCTGTCCATCGTTGTCCTCATTTAGTTGTCATGGCTCCATGCCGTACTGATACTGTATCACCACAAGGTCTCTATACACTATTTAAGGGGCTCCAAAGGAGCCACTACTATCCCAATTTAACAAGAATAGTGGTTTAAAGGGAAGATTTCctataaattagaaaaaaagtgTATATAAAAACACTATATTAAAAGAACTCTTAAGGTTGTAACAAACTAATAAATGGATGCAAGGCAAGAGTTAATAATCAAACCTATAATAAGTAAGCACAACCCAGGACCTTATGTGCTCTGTGCCATGCCTAAATACTACAGGTTGTGATGTTTAACCAAGACTTTCCATCCTTTCATCAGTTTTAGTTACAacattaaaatgttcttttaatttAGTGCAAACCGCTCAGCAACGCAGCACTGGTTTGGGATTGACTTAACGTAACAGTGGCCTATGAGGGACACAAAAAATACTACTTGAAAGCTGAGGAACTGAAAAATGCTCCTGAGCAagtgaagaaaaggaagatctATGCAGTGACAGAAGGTTATCACTGCCCAGGTAAGTGCAATCACCTAGTCATGAGGCAAGACAGTAAGTGATGGAACAAACTAATGTAAGAAATTCCACAGAAGAATATTTACATAGAACTGTAGAGAACACTTCCACTGACAAACTAAACCAGGTTTACACTGACCAGGTTGTTACTGCTGCTTATAAGAAAcattttgtgttttgaaaatgtatttgcCAGTGATTCTTGAATAACCACAGGAAAGACAAAGGGGAGGCCAATATGATGCTGAAGTCACCAGATGGTTTAACAAGTGCTTAATGAATGTTGAGGTACCTGAATATACCCAAAAATCACACCTTTGATGCCTCCCACTAGTTGAAATCCAAAGAAAACTGGCTTTAGTGaacaaacaaaatttcaaattttgtgGCTGTCTACAGAGGgaattgaaattaatttggtGGTATCAGTAGATTACAAACAAAAGTGTTCTCATAATGAAGATAACACAACTGATAAAGTTCTGCTGATGTGAAAAAGTTTAACAGAGCCGTGGAGTAAGTTATTCCATCATCTTACTAACAATTCTAGACATCCAAACTGTAACATGACACTGGAGCAATGCAAGaaattgtgttttt from Haemorhous mexicanus isolate bHaeMex1 chromosome 5, bHaeMex1.pri, whole genome shotgun sequence encodes:
- the MDM2 gene encoding E3 ubiquitin-protein ligase Mdm2, producing the protein MCNTKMSSLTDASSVTASEQEALVKPKPLLLKLLKLAGAEKDTFTMKEVIFYIGQYIMSKQLYDEKQQHIVHCANDLLGDLFGVTSFSVKEHRRLYSMISRNLIAINQQDSTLGDTPEDDAASQLEEENVIKESRQELEENQTSSSVTSRPTTSSRRRTHSESEKSSSDDLHSDRRKRHKSENISVTFDESLSWCVVSGLCRERSNSSDSTDSLSIPDLDASSLSENSDWFDHGSVSDQFSVEFEVESIYSEDYSHNEEGQELTDDDDEVYQLTIYQDEDSDADSFDEDPEISLADYWKCPECSEMNPPLPRHCHRCWALREDWLPDEKREKLEKSKLEASFPAESGEGFDVPDWKKTKMTEDKEPAVDENEDKAVQLSESQESEGYSQPSTSSSMFCSSQEDLKEPEKREMQDKEESMESSLPVSSIEPCVICQSRPKNGCIVHGKTGHLMSCFTCAKKLKKRNKPCPVCRQPIQMIVLTYFS